From Cataglyphis hispanica isolate Lineage 1 chromosome 3, ULB_Chis1_1.0, whole genome shotgun sequence, a single genomic window includes:
- the LOC126848466 gene encoding haloacid dehalogenase-like hydrolase domain-containing protein 2, whose protein sequence is MCNINCRKIAVIMKQITTVLIDLSGTLHIDNTVIPGAVQALNRLRHANLLIKFVTNTTKESSNCLYERLTKLGFDLRKDEIFSSLFAARKLIISRQLKPLLLIDPAAMEDFQDLVTDDIPNAVVIGLAPSKFNYDELNKAFRLLLDGASLIAIHEGRYYKRSDGLALGPGAFIKGLEYSSNVKAEVVGKPTTEFFKAALGDVDPAQAIMIGDDVKDDIAGAQAAGIKGVLVQTGKYRTGDEKTITPGPTKVCSSFVQAVESILDGIV, encoded by the exons atgtgtaatattaattgccGAAAAATCGCGgtaataatgaaacaaattaCGACAGTATTAATAGACCTCAGTGGAACATTGCATATCGATAATACAGTTATTCCAGGTGCCGTGCAAGCGTTAAACAG GCTACGACATGCAAACTTGTTGATTAAATTCGTTACAAACACTACCAAAGAATCAAGCAATTGCTTGTATGAGCGTCTGACAAAACTTGGATTTGACTTGCGGAAGGATGAAATCTTCAGTTCTTTATTTGCGGcgagaaaattgattatttctcGGCAGTTAAAGCCACTATTGTTAATTGATCCAGCAGCGATGGAAGATTTTCAAGATTTAGTAACAGATGATATACCAAATGCAGTGGTTATTGGTTTAGCGCCGAGTAAATTTAACTATGATGAGTTAAACAAAGCTTTCAG ATTGCTTTTGGATGGTGCGTCACTCATAGCTATTCATGAAGGTCGATATTACAAGCGTTCTGATGGGTTAGCTTTAGGTCCTGGAGCATTTATCAAAGGTTTAGAGTATTCCAGCAATGTGAAAGCGGAAGTTGTTGGTAAACCAAccacagaattttttaaagcagCTTTAGGAGATGTAGACCCAGCACAGGCTATAATGATTGGAGat GATGTGAAAGATGATATAGCTGGTGCACAGGCAGCTGGAATCAAAGGTGTACTAGTACAAACTGGCAAATATAGAACAGGAGATGAGAAGACGATTACTCCAGGACCAACAAAAGTATGTAGTTCTTTTGTACAAGCCGTCGAGAGTATTCTCGATGGAattgtttga